The following are encoded in a window of Paenibacillus polymyxa genomic DNA:
- a CDS encoding MarR family winged helix-turn-helix transcriptional regulator, with protein MINIDANIIADMRRFNRFYTNILGVLDRHVLDSGYSFTEARVIIEIGLIEPCIANTLVESLKIDRSYMSRIIAKFCKEGFLVKENSTLDNRTNLIRLTPKGKVFYNQLNERSDEQILKLVQGLSEEEIKELHASMLLIQKKLDNLERIQNDTI; from the coding sequence ATGATCAATATAGATGCTAATATCATAGCGGATATGAGGCGTTTTAATCGATTCTATACGAATATACTGGGTGTTTTAGATAGACATGTGCTGGATAGCGGATATTCCTTTACCGAGGCCCGTGTCATTATAGAGATCGGGTTGATCGAGCCCTGTATTGCGAATACTCTAGTCGAATCTCTTAAAATTGATCGCAGCTATATGAGTAGGATCATTGCTAAATTTTGCAAAGAGGGCTTTCTTGTTAAGGAAAATTCAACGTTGGATAATAGAACAAATCTGATTCGTTTGACTCCTAAAGGAAAAGTGTTCTACAACCAACTGAATGAAAGGTCTGATGAACAAATTCTAAAATTAGTTCAAGGACTTTCAGAAGAAGAGATTAAGGAATTACATGCTTCTATGTTGTTAATTCAGAAGAAATTGGATAATTTGGAGAGGATACAGAATGATACGATTTGA
- a CDS encoding efflux RND transporter permease subunit, producing the protein MIKYIVKKQKITLIFFGMCIVLGLYNFTSLPKQEQPDVIPLSASVTTIYPGASPERIEQTITKVMEQKIKAVQGVKTISSTSSKGQSSITVEAFEDADPTKVWADLRTKVQDAQSELPVDAMQPVINDSMTSSFIGSYAITSDKIENLYSLNELMNKWKDQLKTVSGVSQVNIQGIPDQEVRISLDTQKMQQYNISWEQVVQAIKNENERVPTGSMDFNERTYQLTVNASTDPSILNNVQISSNDDGFPISLKDVGTASLVFKKAASYTYVNNKPAISISVSGDTGKDVPTVSKATTAKINELVSSLPKNVHFEPLFAQNDRVDEMFGNLTKEMIIAIISVIVICTLGLNLLTSAFVALAIPVSIAIGFIFLPTTGITLNQISVIGLIIVLGILVDDAVVVNDNIERRRTEFGEDATEAAIKGTKEVSLSIITATLATVAAFAPLLFLPGTIGDFIKPIPTVISLTMLASMIMSLTIIPIFRQWYDQRRKGKENNRTVKPPGLLGNQIQSLSNVYSKNWMPRILRRPLLTALIGLMMGTAAYGLLAVVPIELFPDSDQADATISVTMPEGTSLQATNQVINEIGMWVKKQPETERLAATAGGGAPQLYSDVAGGHGSGGAVNGQIAVVGKEGLFDLKKTVDNWTHTLQAKYPSALISIRVPQLGIPVGSAVSIRIKGEDIDKLQNMTTKVKEIVAGTPGAVDVTDNMGMQSYNLNFQINQQALDKYQVSYSDLTRTLLLMGDGVNVTDFDTGKELLDVNIYMNKPNHDPEVLFQQLSVNNAAREQIPLSQLATMKPDFSIQQIHRYDLERTVTISANGNGRTATELTNDIRSKLTNTQFEPDYTWEMGGETSAQSDMFKDLGKLAVIVIFLILLLITMQFYSVSTPLIIMTTVYLAAAGGILGSFISGMPIGFMSIMGIISLAGIVVRNGIVLIEFIEDARREGADLTDAILMACSARFRPILLTSLTAIVGMIPIATIGEILFKPLATTIIFGLIFSTILTLFVVPTLYMVVAHLKLKRKHKKEKAINSDSSLTL; encoded by the coding sequence ATGATTAAATATATCGTTAAAAAACAAAAAATTACACTCATTTTCTTTGGCATGTGCATTGTGCTAGGGCTCTACAATTTTACATCGTTACCTAAACAAGAGCAGCCCGATGTTATTCCCTTGTCAGCCAGTGTTACAACCATCTATCCGGGAGCCTCACCCGAAAGAATTGAGCAAACCATTACTAAGGTTATGGAACAGAAAATTAAAGCCGTACAAGGTGTCAAAACGATTTCTTCCACTTCATCTAAAGGCCAATCCAGTATAACTGTAGAAGCTTTTGAAGATGCAGACCCGACAAAGGTATGGGCTGATCTTCGTACAAAGGTACAGGATGCACAGTCCGAGCTTCCAGTTGATGCGATGCAGCCGGTTATCAATGATAGCATGACAAGCTCTTTCATTGGTTCATATGCGATTACTTCTGATAAAATTGAGAATTTATACTCGTTGAATGAATTGATGAACAAATGGAAAGATCAATTAAAAACGGTCTCGGGTGTTTCGCAAGTTAATATTCAAGGAATACCAGATCAAGAAGTACGAATCAGTTTAGACACACAAAAGATGCAACAATATAACATCTCCTGGGAGCAGGTTGTTCAAGCAATCAAAAATGAGAATGAAAGAGTTCCTACAGGTAGTATGGATTTCAATGAGCGTACTTATCAGCTGACGGTAAATGCCTCTACCGATCCATCCATTCTAAATAACGTCCAGATTTCAAGCAATGACGATGGATTCCCGATATCTCTGAAAGATGTAGGGACAGCCTCACTTGTTTTTAAAAAAGCAGCTAGTTATACGTATGTGAATAACAAGCCTGCTATTTCGATCAGTGTGAGTGGAGATACAGGCAAAGACGTGCCAACGGTATCTAAAGCGACTACAGCCAAAATCAATGAACTTGTGAGCAGTTTGCCGAAGAATGTACATTTTGAGCCGCTTTTTGCGCAAAATGATCGAGTAGATGAAATGTTTGGAAACCTAACCAAAGAGATGATCATCGCTATTATATCGGTCATTGTTATATGTACATTAGGTTTGAATTTGCTGACTTCTGCATTTGTGGCCTTGGCCATTCCTGTTTCCATCGCCATCGGCTTTATTTTCTTGCCCACAACAGGAATCACGCTGAATCAAATTTCAGTCATCGGATTAATCATCGTGCTAGGGATATTGGTTGATGATGCCGTCGTGGTCAATGACAATATTGAACGCCGACGCACTGAATTTGGGGAAGATGCTACGGAGGCAGCCATTAAAGGAACGAAAGAGGTATCCTTATCAATCATTACAGCTACACTAGCTACGGTTGCAGCATTTGCCCCGCTTTTATTCCTGCCGGGCACCATTGGTGACTTTATTAAACCGATACCTACCGTTATTTCGTTAACGATGCTGGCTTCCATGATTATGTCATTAACGATCATTCCTATTTTCCGTCAATGGTATGATCAACGTCGTAAAGGAAAAGAGAATAATAGGACAGTTAAGCCACCTGGACTTCTGGGGAATCAAATCCAGTCTCTATCCAATGTGTACTCTAAAAACTGGATGCCAAGAATACTGCGACGCCCACTTTTAACAGCGCTTATTGGTCTTATGATGGGTACAGCAGCTTATGGACTACTTGCTGTTGTTCCTATTGAATTATTTCCGGATTCCGATCAAGCGGATGCCACGATCAGTGTAACGATGCCAGAAGGAACATCGTTGCAGGCAACCAATCAGGTTATTAACGAGATTGGCATGTGGGTCAAAAAACAGCCAGAAACAGAGCGGCTGGCGGCAACGGCAGGTGGAGGAGCGCCTCAGCTGTACAGCGATGTTGCAGGTGGTCACGGCTCTGGGGGAGCGGTAAACGGCCAAATTGCTGTCGTTGGAAAAGAGGGGCTATTTGATCTCAAAAAAACAGTGGATAACTGGACCCATACGCTACAAGCTAAATATCCATCTGCATTAATCAGCATTCGCGTTCCCCAATTAGGTATTCCGGTCGGCAGTGCGGTGTCTATCCGTATAAAAGGAGAAGACATTGATAAGCTGCAAAACATGACAACTAAAGTCAAAGAAATTGTTGCGGGGACCCCCGGAGCTGTAGATGTGACCGATAATATGGGTATGCAAAGCTATAATCTGAATTTCCAAATTAATCAGCAAGCCTTGGATAAATATCAGGTTAGCTATTCCGATTTAACGCGTACTTTGCTATTAATGGGTGACGGGGTGAACGTAACGGATTTTGATACGGGTAAGGAATTGCTTGATGTCAATATATACATGAACAAACCAAACCATGATCCTGAGGTATTATTCCAACAATTAAGTGTGAACAATGCGGCAAGGGAGCAAATCCCCTTATCCCAATTAGCCACGATGAAACCGGACTTTTCCATCCAACAAATCCACCGCTATGATCTGGAACGGACGGTAACGATATCAGCCAATGGAAATGGGCGTACAGCTACAGAACTCACTAATGATATCCGTAGCAAACTTACAAATACCCAGTTTGAACCAGACTACACCTGGGAGATGGGAGGGGAAACATCTGCGCAGTCTGATATGTTTAAGGATTTGGGCAAATTAGCTGTGATTGTTATTTTTCTTATTCTCCTCTTAATTACCATGCAGTTTTACTCGGTTTCCACACCGCTCATTATTATGACCACTGTTTATCTGGCAGCGGCAGGGGGAATCCTTGGAAGTTTTATTTCGGGGATGCCAATTGGATTCATGAGTATTATGGGTATCATTTCACTTGCTGGTATCGTCGTGCGTAACGGTATCGTGTTGATAGAGTTTATTGAAGATGCGCGGCGTGAAGGCGCTGATTTAACAGACGCCATTCTAATGGCATGCTCTGCCCGTTTCCGTCCGATCTTGCTTACTTCGCTAACTGCGATTGTGGGTATGATCCCTATTGCCACAATAGGCGAGATCTTGTTCAAACCGTTGGCAACGACCATTATTTTCGGACTAATTTTTTCAACTATTTTAACATTGTTTGTAGTTCCGACGCTGTATATGGTCGTAGCTCATCTGAAGCTGAAACGGAAGCATAAGAAGGAAAAGGCTATAAATAGCGATAGCTCATTGACCTTGTAG
- a CDS encoding H-type small acid-soluble spore protein — MNVQRAQEIASSSIMADVLCDGLPIYIQHVNEQRETARIYALSNPEEEREVPLYTLTERDQALE, encoded by the coding sequence GTGAATGTTCAAAGAGCGCAAGAAATAGCGTCCTCTTCCATCATGGCGGATGTGTTGTGCGATGGGCTACCCATTTATATTCAGCATGTGAATGAACAGCGTGAGACGGCACGCATTTATGCGCTGAGCAATCCAGAAGAGGAACGGGAAGTACCTTTATACACGTTAACAGAACGAGATCAGGCACTGGAATAA
- a CDS encoding macrolide family glycosyltransferase has translation MLNVLMVNFPAEGHVNPTLGITQAFAARGDQVHYITTEKYKNRLEAVGAKVHLHPDLVRTASIDTNTPAGLNAFMNIHIQTSMDILAITQELSERIQFDLVFYDRFGAGELVRDYLNIPGISSSPSFLISNHLMAANLFRSDAKVPFHPDEQVTSSLHLMKERFGVAPKDLVQFMNNSGDLNVVYTSRYFQPNGEQFGDEHLFIGPSFPERKGENLFPLDRLQGKKVLYISMGTVLDHTEDFFNTCIEAFSDFEGIVVIAAGEKADFTKINPAPEHFIISSYVPQLEVLRHSDVFITHGGMNSVNEGIHFNVPLVVLPQDKDQPMVAQRLTELQAGYRITKDQINTQTLRDAVHEVVSNAAYKEGVQKINDSFQQSGGTKEALAKIDAYLDAYLQHKRA, from the coding sequence ATGTTAAACGTATTAATGGTTAACTTTCCGGCAGAAGGACATGTAAACCCCACGCTTGGGATCACGCAAGCCTTTGCAGCACGAGGGGACCAGGTTCATTACATTACAACTGAGAAATACAAGAATAGACTCGAAGCAGTTGGAGCGAAGGTTCACCTGCATCCTGATCTGGTCAGGACTGCTTCCATTGATACCAACACTCCGGCAGGACTGAACGCATTTATGAATATTCATATCCAGACTTCGATGGACATCTTAGCCATCACTCAGGAGCTGTCCGAGCGTATTCAATTTGACTTGGTGTTCTATGATCGATTCGGAGCTGGTGAATTAGTAAGAGATTATTTGAATATTCCAGGCATTTCTTCATCCCCATCTTTTCTCATTTCAAATCATCTGATGGCTGCCAATCTCTTCCGCTCCGACGCTAAAGTACCGTTTCATCCTGATGAACAAGTCACGTCTTCACTGCATCTCATGAAAGAAAGGTTCGGTGTTGCTCCCAAAGATCTGGTTCAATTTATGAACAATTCAGGAGATTTGAATGTTGTATATACGAGCAGATATTTTCAACCGAATGGTGAACAATTTGGGGACGAGCATCTTTTTATTGGCCCCAGCTTCCCGGAGCGCAAAGGAGAAAATTTATTCCCGCTGGACAGACTACAGGGTAAAAAGGTTTTATATATTTCGATGGGAACTGTGCTGGACCACACTGAAGACTTTTTTAACACCTGCATTGAGGCTTTTTCCGATTTTGAAGGCATCGTCGTGATTGCAGCTGGCGAGAAAGCTGACTTTACCAAAATTAACCCGGCTCCTGAGCACTTTATCATCTCGTCTTATGTTCCTCAATTGGAGGTATTACGTCATTCAGATGTATTTATTACTCATGGTGGAATGAACAGTGTGAATGAAGGAATTCACTTTAATGTACCCTTGGTCGTGCTGCCTCAGGACAAGGATCAGCCCATGGTCGCGCAGCGGTTAACGGAACTTCAAGCGGGCTATCGAATAACTAAGGATCAAATCAATACACAAACGTTAAGAGATGCCGTACATGAGGTAGTGTCAAACGCAGCGTATAAAGAGGGCGTACAAAAAATAAATGACAGCTTCCAGCAATCCGGCGGTACAAAAGAAGCTCTCGCAAAAATTGATGCTTATCTTGATGCTTATCTGCAACATAAGCGCGCCTAA
- a CDS encoding sensor histidine kinase produces the protein MIDVFNEQIQNLDPEISEGEFEKKDISKVLTIIWIFIIYSESVILQHLSSGLNLLQSVLFTVIIILHILLYLHAHRVAKYFSWAYFVVQGGLIFSSAFLLPESFSIVLVGLMPILVGQSIGIYYKPLKVILVFLISYVLFCVAVVWHNDGKQFVLFIPLFFLIAVVIVAYAVLFLKQVKARIRTQNVLKELEIAHQKVEELTIANERQRMARDLHDTLAQGLAGLIMQLEAIDAHLTKGSTQRAQEIVQQSMSQVRRTLSDSRRAIDNLRSKTISEVDFAEAVEEEIQRFTMATSIRVIRNIKIKASVPRLLFEHGLFIISECLTNVAKHSHANTVWIHILDKEGMIEIEIRDDGKGFDTDIIAKQTGHYGIIGIHERVRMLGGKINISSIFQEGTAIKIEAPLTKGDLS, from the coding sequence ATGATTGATGTATTCAATGAACAGATTCAAAATCTAGATCCGGAAATAAGTGAAGGTGAATTTGAGAAGAAAGATATTTCAAAAGTATTAACTATAATATGGATTTTTATAATTTATAGTGAGTCTGTCATTCTTCAACATTTGTCTAGTGGTCTAAATCTGCTGCAAAGTGTCTTATTCACTGTAATCATCATATTGCACATCCTCTTGTACTTGCATGCTCATAGAGTTGCAAAATATTTTTCTTGGGCTTATTTTGTTGTGCAAGGGGGATTGATCTTTTCAAGTGCATTTCTTCTACCTGAGAGTTTTTCGATTGTACTGGTTGGGTTAATGCCAATTTTGGTGGGTCAGAGTATAGGTATTTATTACAAGCCGCTTAAGGTCATTCTTGTATTTTTGATCTCCTATGTACTTTTTTGTGTTGCTGTGGTCTGGCATAATGATGGCAAGCAATTTGTGTTGTTCATCCCTCTATTTTTTCTAATTGCAGTTGTTATAGTAGCTTATGCCGTTCTTTTTCTCAAACAAGTCAAAGCACGAATCCGAACGCAAAACGTTCTTAAAGAACTTGAAATCGCACATCAAAAGGTCGAAGAACTTACAATTGCTAACGAACGACAACGTATGGCCCGTGATCTTCATGATACGCTGGCTCAAGGGCTTGCTGGGCTAATCATGCAACTTGAAGCCATTGATGCCCATCTGACAAAAGGGAGTACGCAAAGAGCTCAGGAGATCGTCCAACAATCGATGTCACAAGTGCGAAGAACATTGTCTGATTCAAGGCGAGCTATAGACAATCTTCGTTCGAAAACCATCTCGGAAGTTGATTTTGCAGAAGCAGTGGAGGAAGAAATACAGCGATTTACAATGGCTACGAGCATTCGTGTAATACGCAACATCAAAATTAAAGCTTCAGTCCCCAGACTGTTGTTCGAACATGGATTGTTTATTATAAGCGAGTGTTTAACCAACGTAGCGAAACATTCACATGCTAATACCGTATGGATTCATATTTTAGATAAAGAAGGCATGATTGAAATTGAGATTCGCGATGATGGAAAAGGATTTGATACGGATATTATTGCCAAGCAAACAGGGCATTACGGAATAATAGGCATACATGAACGTGTACGGATGCTGGGTGGAAAAATCAATATCAGCAGTATATTTCAAGAAGGTACAGCTATAAAAATAGAGGCGCCTCTTACTAAAGGAGACCTATCATGA
- a CDS encoding threonine aldolase family protein, translating into MIRFECDYTEGAHERILKRLLETNDEQTPGYGVDDHCEKARAYIKEACDSPNADVHFLVGGTQTNTTVISSILRPHQGVVAAVSGHIAVHETGAIEAIGHKVLTLPSDDGKIRAEQVKELYDAHWNDAAPEHSVQPGMVYISQPTENGTIYSKSELEALSRVCQECGLPLFIDGARLGYGLVAEDSDVSLADIAKLCDVFYIGGTKIGALMGEAVVILNDTLKKDFRYMIKQKGGLLAKGRMLGIQFETLFEDGLYVEISKHAIDMAMLLQNGLSEQGFSFQYRSTTNQQFPILPDRILKTLSEKYTYSFWEKVDDAHSAVRFCTSWATKKENVAMLIQDIKTLR; encoded by the coding sequence ATGATACGATTTGAATGCGACTATACCGAAGGTGCTCATGAGCGCATATTAAAGCGACTACTGGAGACTAATGATGAACAAACTCCAGGTTATGGTGTCGACGATCATTGTGAAAAAGCCAGAGCATATATTAAAGAAGCATGTGACTCCCCAAATGCGGATGTACACTTTTTGGTTGGAGGTACACAGACCAATACCACCGTCATTTCTTCTATTCTGCGTCCGCATCAAGGCGTCGTTGCTGCAGTTTCTGGACATATTGCCGTACATGAGACCGGAGCGATTGAAGCTATTGGGCATAAAGTACTTACTTTGCCAAGTGATGATGGGAAAATCCGGGCCGAGCAGGTAAAGGAGCTATATGACGCTCACTGGAATGATGCCGCTCCTGAGCATAGTGTACAGCCCGGGATGGTTTATATTTCCCAACCTACTGAAAATGGAACGATTTATAGCAAATCAGAGCTGGAAGCATTAAGTAGAGTCTGTCAAGAGTGTGGTTTACCACTGTTTATAGATGGAGCCCGATTAGGCTATGGCTTGGTGGCCGAAGATAGCGACGTATCTTTAGCAGATATAGCAAAGCTATGCGATGTATTTTATATTGGCGGGACCAAAATTGGAGCCTTGATGGGAGAAGCAGTAGTCATTCTAAATGATACATTGAAAAAAGATTTTCGATATATGATCAAGCAAAAAGGAGGACTGCTGGCTAAGGGAAGAATGTTAGGCATTCAATTCGAAACTTTGTTTGAAGACGGTTTATACGTTGAAATTTCCAAACACGCTATAGATATGGCAATGCTGCTTCAAAACGGATTATCTGAGCAAGGTTTTTCTTTTCAATACCGTTCTACAACCAATCAGCAGTTTCCGATTTTGCCAGATCGTATACTAAAGACATTGAGTGAAAAATATACTTACTCCTTTTGGGAAAAGGTTGATGATGCACATAGTGCTGTTCGATTCTGTACCAGTTGGGCTACAAAGAAAGAAAATGTTGCAATGCTGATTCAGGATATTAAAACATTGCGATAA
- a CDS encoding response regulator, with protein MKYKILIVDDHWVVREGLKLVLETNDSYEVIGEAGEGVTALKLIEELQPHVILLDLYMPQMSGLETMKALREKQNDTPVIILTTYNEDDLMIKGLSLGAKGYLLKDTSRENLFRTIESALRGETLLQPEITARVFATTNKREAEIESHERSLVLTDKERHILKSVAHGFKSKEIAFDMGISERTVKAHLTNIYNKLGVDSRSEAVAVSLERGILQL; from the coding sequence ATGAAATACAAGATTTTAATCGTCGACGATCATTGGGTAGTTAGAGAAGGATTAAAGCTGGTGCTGGAGACCAATGACAGTTATGAAGTGATTGGTGAAGCTGGAGAAGGTGTAACGGCTCTTAAATTGATCGAAGAACTTCAGCCACATGTCATATTGTTGGATTTATATATGCCACAAATGAGTGGTTTGGAAACCATGAAAGCCCTCAGAGAAAAACAAAATGACACACCAGTCATTATCCTGACGACCTATAACGAAGATGATTTAATGATTAAGGGACTCTCTTTGGGAGCAAAAGGATATTTACTAAAAGATACCAGTCGAGAAAACTTATTTCGCACTATTGAGTCTGCGCTAAGGGGTGAAACGCTGCTTCAGCCAGAAATAACAGCAAGGGTATTTGCTACTACGAATAAGAGAGAAGCTGAGATAGAATCACACGAAAGAAGCTTAGTTCTGACTGATAAGGAAAGACACATATTAAAGTCTGTTGCACATGGTTTTAAAAGTAAGGAAATTGCGTTTGATATGGGAATTTCCGAGCGTACCGTAAAAGCACATTTAACGAATATTTATAACAAGCTTGGTGTTGATTCCAGATCCGAAGCCGTTGCCGTTTCGTTGGAACGTGGTATTTTACAGCTTTAG
- a CDS encoding efflux RND transporter periplasmic adaptor subunit encodes MIAGVALALVVSGCSSASENSVTEASHPVKIEKLAMKPLANDFNLAGTLQASNEANVSFEADGRILNTMVEVGDSVEKGSVLAKLDTSAYQLQLDRAKATMEKAKAGVSQAEATVQSAQAGIHSSQSQVNAAQSKLQELNNGAKKQEIAQSQNAVTVATNNYNKKKADAARSQSLFQAGAVSLTENENAQLELANAQKSLSDAQEKLSLLLAGASQEQRAQASAGVDQARAGLESARATIQQGLASKAQAQATYEDALAAYEQSSLSLKKATLTSPITGVVIEKKISDGQLGSSGSEAFVVGNIKTLKVLLPVPDSEILSWKKNQKVNISLYDEIRTGTVTQIYPSTNSKTGSINVEVSIPNPELNWKPGQVISASKSMDQNEALLVPVEAVISTGNDPYVFKAVNGKAVKTPIKLGKVTNNQLEVVSGLQAGDQIVTQGAGTLFNGDLIGNDVLGKSEESSE; translated from the coding sequence ATGATTGCAGGGGTTGCATTAGCCTTAGTAGTTTCCGGTTGCTCCAGTGCATCGGAGAACTCTGTAACAGAAGCCAGTCACCCGGTAAAAATTGAGAAACTTGCAATGAAACCTTTGGCCAATGATTTTAATTTGGCGGGAACATTGCAGGCAAGTAATGAGGCCAATGTTTCCTTTGAAGCGGATGGACGTATATTGAACACCATGGTCGAGGTTGGGGATTCAGTAGAAAAAGGGAGTGTCCTTGCGAAGCTAGATACATCTGCTTACCAGTTACAGCTGGATCGGGCAAAGGCAACCATGGAAAAGGCAAAGGCTGGTGTTAGCCAAGCGGAGGCTACTGTCCAATCGGCCCAGGCGGGCATTCATAGTTCACAATCCCAGGTCAACGCGGCCCAATCCAAATTGCAGGAATTGAACAATGGCGCCAAAAAGCAGGAGATTGCACAGTCTCAAAATGCGGTTACTGTAGCAACTAATAATTATAACAAGAAGAAAGCGGATGCCGCACGGTCCCAAAGTCTATTCCAGGCAGGTGCAGTATCATTAACGGAAAATGAGAATGCGCAGCTGGAATTAGCAAACGCACAAAAAAGCTTAAGTGATGCGCAAGAGAAATTGTCTCTTTTGCTTGCAGGGGCATCCCAGGAACAGCGTGCCCAAGCTTCGGCTGGGGTAGATCAGGCCAGGGCAGGGCTGGAATCGGCTAGGGCTACTATACAACAAGGACTAGCCAGTAAAGCTCAGGCGCAGGCTACCTATGAGGATGCATTGGCTGCTTATGAACAGTCATCCTTGTCACTGAAAAAAGCAACTTTAACTTCCCCGATCACGGGTGTTGTGATTGAAAAAAAGATATCTGATGGCCAACTGGGCTCCAGCGGGAGTGAGGCATTTGTTGTCGGAAATATCAAGACTTTAAAAGTACTCCTCCCCGTACCGGACAGTGAAATCTTATCGTGGAAGAAAAACCAAAAAGTAAATATATCTCTCTACGATGAAATTAGAACAGGGACCGTTACTCAGATCTATCCATCGACTAACTCCAAAACGGGAAGCATCAATGTGGAAGTTAGCATTCCCAATCCCGAACTGAATTGGAAACCTGGTCAAGTCATAAGCGCATCTAAAAGCATGGATCAAAACGAAGCGCTTTTAGTGCCCGTAGAGGCCGTAATTAGTACGGGAAATGACCCTTATGTCTTTAAAGCAGTAAACGGAAAAGCCGTCAAAACACCGATTAAACTGGGGAAAGTGACTAATAATCAGCTCGAAGTGGTCTCTGGACTACAGGCAGGCGATCAAATCGTTACACAAGGAGCAGGAACCTTATTTAATGGTGATTTAATTGGGAATGACGTACTTGGGAAATCGGAGGAGTCGTCCGAATGA
- a CDS encoding helix-turn-helix transcriptional regulator — protein sequence MNEMKEDKYVIGEQQFSIHHIYRTGFTVMPRPHVHENYELYLLLRGERIYFMNGKVYTARKGDLIFILPHDLHSTASTQLQETERILIHFSPTFLPQQDHDILDLPPYQQSALLRLPAREQVEVERLFLQMNTECRNKQPLHDRCVQHLLLEMLILVHRSEAIERSEPVSSHPMHQKITEISSFIQDHYNEPLTLEQVAACFFISPAYLSRIFLKLTGFHFSEYIRVVRVRAAQTRLRTTKDKIQHIAEDVGFGHASHFNKIFKKITGLSPLQYRKQVR from the coding sequence ATGAATGAAATGAAAGAAGATAAATATGTCATTGGAGAACAACAATTCTCCATTCATCACATCTATCGTACCGGTTTCACGGTTATGCCCCGGCCTCATGTCCACGAGAACTATGAGCTGTATCTCTTACTGCGAGGCGAACGCATCTATTTTATGAATGGCAAGGTATACACCGCTCGCAAGGGGGATCTAATATTCATCCTTCCTCATGACTTGCACTCTACCGCCAGCACACAATTGCAGGAAACAGAGCGCATTTTGATTCATTTTTCTCCGACATTTCTCCCACAGCAAGATCATGACATTCTTGACCTGCCGCCGTATCAGCAATCCGCGTTGCTTCGCTTACCTGCGAGAGAGCAAGTGGAGGTTGAACGTTTATTCCTACAGATGAATACCGAATGCAGGAATAAGCAGCCTCTGCATGACCGTTGCGTACAGCATTTACTGCTGGAAATGCTTATTCTGGTGCACCGATCGGAAGCGATCGAGCGAAGTGAACCTGTTTCCTCTCATCCCATGCATCAGAAAATCACGGAAATTTCTTCTTTTATTCAGGATCATTACAATGAACCGTTAACTCTCGAACAAGTGGCCGCATGCTTCTTCATTAGTCCAGCTTACCTAAGCCGTATCTTTCTAAAGTTGACTGGTTTTCATTTCAGCGAATACATCCGCGTAGTGAGGGTCAGGGCGGCCCAAACAAGACTTCGAACCACCAAAGACAAAATCCAGCATATTGCAGAGGATGTCGGGTTCGGTCATGCTTCCCACTTTAATAAAATCTTCAAAAAAATAACTGGGCTCTCCCCTCTTCAGTACCGCAAGCAGGTTCGGTAG